The genomic interval CAGAATGTCCAGCCGAGCctagagatgagaaaaaaagcCTGAGCCCCACTGCCTACacccacagccagagccacaccCAGCACTGCCCATCACAAACCTCCTCATTAGGGGGCGGGAATTCAATTTTTCTGTCAATGCGCCCCGGGCGAAGCAAAGCTGAGTCCAGGATATCAATCCTATTAGTAGCCATGATAACCTGAGTGGAAAAGAGGTGTAGCATCAGCTAAGCCCCTCCCCAGGCTACACCTCACCCAGTGCCTTCCCTGGGCTTATCCCCCTGCCAACACCACCTTACCTTGATATTCTTGGTAGCCTCGAAGCCATCCAGCTGGTTAAGCAGCTCCAGCATGGTGCGTTGCACTTCACTGTCCCCTCCAGAACCCCCCTCCAGCCGTGAGGAGCCAATGGAGTCGATCTCATCCATGAAGATGATAGACGGAGCATGCTCTCGTGCCATGACAAACAGTTCCCGCACCATTCTTGCCCCTGTGGCAAGGCCAAGCTGGCATTAAGGAGTTGATGAGCTCCCtaccctcacctccacccccttCATTTCCACTTGGTTTTCATGTTTCTAGCCACAGTTACCTTCCCCAATGAATTTCTGTACCAGTTCAGAGCCAGAGACACGAATAAAGGTACAGTCTGTATGATGAGCCACAGCCCGGGCCAACAGTGTCTTCCCAGTGCCTGGGGGTCCGTACAGCAGCACTCCCTAGAAACAAAGAGCCCCACGACTCATTCAATGAACACTTACTGAGTGCTTGCTCTGTGCTAGATCTCATGCTAGATGCTTAGGAATATGAAAGAAATTGTCAAGGTCCCTTATGGAACTCATATCCAAACTACCTCAGTGTCCTGGTAGTACTTCCCCCAGGATGCCTGCACTCAGTCTGGCTTGGGACAGGAGGTTTAGATGAACAGCATGGCCTTCCCACAGAAGCCCTGCTTCTCACCTTAGGCTGTGCAATGCCTAGTGCTTCAAAGAGCTCAGGATGCTTAACAGGCAGCTCAATGACTTCTTTGATCTCCTTGATTTGCTTGTCCAATCCACCAATCATCTCGTAAGTTGAATCTGGAACCTTCTCCACCATCATCAGTGACACCAGCGGGTCTACCTTGTTGGGCAAGATCTTGTGCAGAGTGTAGCTGTCATTTCGTAGAGCCACCCGGCAGTTGGGTGTCACCTACATAAGAGGAGAGACTTTTAGGAACCTGTGTGGTGAGAACTGACCCAAACCTCCCACCTCACCTGCTGTACTCACATCATTGATGTCGATATTCTTGTCCACATCTACAACAAATTTGCCCTCAGGATGTACCTAAAGAAACAGGGCTCATGACCTTTACTGAAAGCCACCAAAACACCAACCTCACCCAGGAAGACCAATAAGTCCTAGAATAATGTGACCGTGAATGCTACACACCGAGGTATGGGAATGCAGCAGATGGTCCCTGGGGTCATGTTGCCTTTACCTTAACCAACACTTTCTTCTTATCCATGGCCCGGACTACTTCCCCTACATAGGAGCCCTGTTCCTGCAGCAGCTGTAGCTCCTCCCGCAATAGGCGAACTGGATAGGAAACAGACAGAGTGGTCATCCAGCTTCTTTGGTGACCTCTCCCCCACAACTCAATTCAGTATCTCTGAACTAAACACCATTTTGAAGTTTTGAAGGGAAAGccacaaaaaggaagtaaaaatttaTGTCTTTAAGGGGTTACGATGGGCCTTAGGAGATAGATGCATGTGAACAACTATACACTAGTGCAAAGCATCACCTTGGACTGGGAGAAAGCAAAAGCACCAATGTGAAGACTCAACTGAGGGAGCTCTAAACAGTCAGACCTCAGATTAACTGCCCGCATGcagccttcctttctcttcctgcccCACCTTTTGCATTAAGCTCATTCCTCTGTGCCTGCAGCCTCCTGAGATTTTGGCTCTTATCATTCACGATCAGCTGTAATAGACAAGAAATTTCAAAGGGCAGAAACAGGAGGTTAAGATCTTGGCCAAGACCCTTAGGCTGGTATGAACTGCATGAGGGAAGAACACGGGCAACTTTAGATTCTCCACTAGGATCCTAATGACCCTGGCCTGTCCTCCAACAGCCCCTCTGGAGCTTACTTGTCTAACACTTGTCCAGGAAAAACAAACCCGAATGAAGAAAAATTACAGCTGGCTCACAGAGTCAATTTCTTTCAAGGCAGCATATCAACATGCTAGAGTAAAAAGATCTGAGTCAGAAACCTAAGGTTCTAGCCCTCCTGCTGCCAATTAACAGCTAACTATAGGTAAGGGTAGCCATGTAAAAGGTCTAGTTCTATTACAAACCACAAGTGAGTATAGTATCACCTACACCTGCCTCTTTTCAAGACTGCTATGAGGAACAACTGAAATCACTCATAAATGCATTTCAAAAATTACAAACCATACACAATACCTGCAAATGTACCTGGCGTTCAGAAATTTTCTCTATGACTTTCTGCCATCCAATTTATATTAGttattttccttatttctatGGTCCCTGCTCCCTCTTTAGGCTACAGCACTGGGATGCCCAATTTCTTTTCATTCAGTTTCAGGAATCAGCCTTGTCCAGACTCAATTCTGTCCTCCCTTGTACTCACTATACCCCAACCCGTCTAATAAACCTTATCTTCTGGGCCTGTGTCGTCCCTTTTATATAAAACCCTCTGAATTCAGCTTCTTCCAAAAGGAATAGCCTTTTCTGTTTGACTGTTGAAGATGTGCAAAATATTACTGCTTCCACTGCACCCCCAATGGAATTTTATGGATTTGTAGAAATCTGCTCCATCAATCCATCCCCCTGCTAGCTAGCTCACTCTGGGACCTCTGGAGTCCATCCTCACCTGGAGTTCTTCAATTTTGGACAGATAATATTGGCGGAGTCCACTGCCTGCCTTCCCCTCTTCCAGCTCCATCTGAAGACAGAGTGTAATTATTAAAACGCTAAACATCCAAAGGAAAAAAGCACTTCAAGCTTAGATT from Saccopteryx leptura isolate mSacLep1 chromosome 2, mSacLep1_pri_phased_curated, whole genome shotgun sequence carries:
- the PSMC5 gene encoding 26S proteasome regulatory subunit 8 isoform X2 codes for the protein MAVDGPEQMELEEGKAGSGLRQYYLSKIEELQLIVNDKSQNLRRLQAQRNELNAKVRLLREELQLLQEQGSYVGEVVRAMDKKKVLVKVHPEGKFVVDVDKNIDINDVTPNCRVALRNDSYTLHKILPNKVDPLVSLMMVEKVPDSTYEMIGGLDKQIKEIKEVIELPVKHPELFEALGIAQPKGVLLYGPPGTGKTLLARAVAHHTDCTFIRVSGSELVQKFIGEGARMVRELFVMAREHAPSIIFMDEIDSIGSSRLEGGSGGDSEVQRTMLELLNQLDGFEATKNIKVIMATNRIDILDSALLRPGRIDRKIEFPPPNEEARLDILKIHSRKMNLTRGINLRKIAELMPGASGAEVKGVCTEAGMYALRERRVHVTQEDFEMAVAKVMQKDSEKNMSIKKLWK
- the PSMC5 gene encoding 26S proteasome regulatory subunit 8 isoform X1, whose protein sequence is MELEEGKAGSGLRQYYLSKIEELQLIVNDKSQNLRRLQAQRNELNAKVRLLREELQLLQEQGSYVGEVVRAMDKKKVLVKVHPEGKFVVDVDKNIDINDVTPNCRVALRNDSYTLHKILPNKVDPLVSLMMVEKVPDSTYEMIGGLDKQIKEIKEVIELPVKHPELFEALGIAQPKGVLLYGPPGTGKTLLARAVAHHTDCTFIRVSGSELVQKFIGEGARMVRELFVMAREHAPSIIFMDEIDSIGSSRLEGGSGGDSEVQRTMLELLNQLDGFEATKNIKVIMATNRIDILDSALLRPGRIDRKIEFPPPNEEARLDILKIHSRKMNLTRGINLRKIAELMPGASGAEVKGVCTEAGMYALRERRVHVTQEDFEMAVAKVMQKDSEKNMSIKKLWK